A stretch of the Leopardus geoffroyi isolate Oge1 chromosome B2, O.geoffroyi_Oge1_pat1.0, whole genome shotgun sequence genome encodes the following:
- the VEGFA gene encoding vascular endothelial growth factor A isoform X3 — protein MNFLLSWVHWSLALLLYLHHAKWSQAAPMADGEHKPHEVVKFMDVYQRSYCRPIETLVDIFQEYPDEIEYIFKPSCVPLMRCGGCCNDEGLECVPTEEFNITMQIMRIKPHQGQHIGEMSFLQHSKCECRPKKDRAKEKCDKPRR, from the exons ATGAACTTTCTGCTCTCTTGGGTGCATTGGAGCCTTGCCTTGCTGCTCTACCTCCACCATGCCAAG TGGTCCCAGGCTGCACCCATGGCAGATGGAGAGCACAAACCCCACGAAG TGGTGAAGTTCATGGATGTCTACCAGCGCAGCTACTGCCGTCCCATCGAGACCCTGGTGGACATCTTCCAAGAGTACCCTGATGAGATCGAGTATATCTTCAAGCCATCCTGCGTGCCCCTGATGCGATGCGGGGGCTGTTGCAATGACGAGGGCCTGGAGTGTGTGCCCACGGAGGAGTTCAACATCACCATGCAG ATTATGCGGATCAAACCTCATCAAGGCCAGCACATAGGGGAGATGAGCTTCCTACAGCATAGCAAATGTGAATGCAG ACCAAAGAAAGATAGAGCGAAAGAAAA